A single region of the Terriglobales bacterium genome encodes:
- a CDS encoding DUF1326 domain-containing protein — protein MNRLARISFLLVAVIALMAAKPAGPAWRMKADYVEACSCHLFCPCYFNKHAEHPTCEFNMAVKVREGHNGKTNLAGAKYWITGDLGDKWGTDKKGAWVVVSFDPATTKEQRDALAPMILKTYGLEWSELKVQEAPIEITNFGGDVVEAKLGGGQMAHMKLKREPGMDGKGVVLKNVNYFGAQNNSGFWMYKSMNHTADVMGHQFDYSDRNAFLISIDSYEGAATPAMSGAEKSHK, from the coding sequence ATGAATCGCCTGGCACGCATCTCTTTCCTGTTGGTCGCGGTCATCGCCCTAATGGCTGCGAAGCCGGCCGGCCCGGCGTGGCGGATGAAAGCCGACTACGTGGAAGCCTGTTCCTGCCACCTGTTCTGCCCGTGCTACTTCAACAAACACGCCGAGCACCCGACCTGCGAATTCAACATGGCGGTGAAGGTGCGCGAGGGCCACAACGGCAAGACCAACCTGGCCGGCGCCAAGTACTGGATCACCGGCGATCTCGGCGACAAGTGGGGCACCGACAAGAAGGGCGCGTGGGTCGTCGTCTCCTTCGACCCCGCCACCACCAAGGAGCAGCGCGATGCCCTGGCGCCGATGATCTTGAAGACGTACGGGCTGGAGTGGTCCGAGCTGAAGGTGCAGGAGGCACCCATCGAGATCACGAACTTCGGCGGCGACGTGGTCGAAGCCAAGCTCGGCGGCGGTCAGATGGCGCACATGAAGCTGAAGCGCGAGCCTGGCATGGACGGCAAGGGCGTCGTGCTGAAAAACGTGAACTACTTCGGCGCGCAGAACAACAGCGGGTTTTGGATGTACAAGTCCATGAACCACACCGCGGACGTCATGGGCCACCAGTTCGACTACTCCGACCGCAACGCGTTCCTCATCTCGATCGATTCTTACGAAGGCGCAGCAACGCCGGCGATGAGCGGCGCGGAGAAAAGCCACAAGTAG